DNA sequence from the Alosa sapidissima isolate fAloSap1 chromosome 13, fAloSap1.pri, whole genome shotgun sequence genome:
aaataaaccctATTATAAAtaggagccccccccccccaagcactGTATATAACACATAGCTTCACCCTGCCAAATCTGATCACCTTCTCGGACGAGACGGCAAAATTGAGCATTCAGTGCACCAGACAAAAACCAACTCCCTCGTCAATACAGGGTTCACTACAAGAAAGACCATTCATCAGGCATTTTGTGTGACAGAAATGTCCCATTTTACCAAACAGGGGTGCAACACCAGAAAGACcgattgattgactgattgcaatatatattatttttctaATTTGTGAAATGATGACCAAAactaaaagagagaaagagatcctgatacaaaatattttgacaaacaACTTCACGGAAGTTAGTgatgttttttcttctttttgtaaTAAAATCAAAGTAAAAGCCATCCAGGAGATCCTGTAACTCTTCTGGAAGGACCTTTTAGATGCAGCGTAAGCCCCTGTCGAATGTCATACTTTCTTTGCTGATTAGGTCTAACACTCCTTGAGAAAAGGAAACATAacacaaccaaaacaaaaacacatccacaaaactgaaaacaaagacaaagaaaaacagattcatttgaccttcaaccttTGTCTGTAAACATGACGCTTCCCACTGTGACCTCATGGGACAACGCAGAGCATGACAGATCCATCTCATACACACTTACAGCTCATCATACACACTGACCACATACACACTGCCACACAGTCAGGTCACATGGCATTGCATCTCCGTAATGCAGGCTGTGACATAAGGTAAACAATAATGCATTTACCATATTAAGATCAGTTTGACACTTATTTTACATCAATTCCCATAACTTGTAGCCTATGATCCTAATGATGAAATCCACAATTAATTGAGACTTCAATTCACTGTGCGATTTGAATAATGTAAATGTTTTTCCTTTCAGTCAGTGTCAAGCTAGTAAACCATACCACTGAACCAATGAGTGGCATCTCAAAATATCAAAAACAGTTTGGCTTAAGTGGCATTTCTAGAGCAATGCTCAGCACCCAACTTACAacaaaacacgtacacacacacacacacacacacacacacacacaccaagcaaatGATGGGTAACCTCACAGGTGGAAAAAACAGGAATAAATAAAAAGCTAACCATTATCAAATAAGTGCAATCCTTCCATGTGGCAAACTACTTGCATGCAGGTTCATTCCGGTGACAAATATTTTAGCAGCATAAGCTAAATGATAGACAGTAATAAGCAAACGGCCTTCTCAGTGCTGTGGCTTACTCAGCTTTTAcagtggaaaacaaacatttctgtaTATGTAGTCTGTGGGGAGGCTATAAGTGAGATTAGGCTGCTGTATAATCATACCGAGACAGGTGAGGATGAGCTTTCTGTGCATCCACATATTACCGGCTTGGGTGCCACAACTTTCAGTTTGTGCTCATTTGCCCCAAGTTAGATTAGCCGTGGCATGTAATTCTGAAATGACATTGCAAGAGCTGCGCTCGCCCCTGTGAGATTGGAGATCTCGATTTCCCTGCTAAACATCCGACAATAGCTCAACGTTGCTGAGAAAGGTCAAGCTCTCTTCACTAGGCCTGAGAGCAACCTTTGGGAATTTCTGATTGGATACAATGACAACCAATGGGGGTGTGAGAGCATCCTGCCGACGACGCCAACACACCCCTGTAAACTACCGAGCGTGAGAGGAGACTACGGTTctggaaaacaaaaaacaaaacaaaaaaaacaggctCAAGTGGCACAGTGGCGAGGATGAAGTGAAGAGAAAGCAAATCGATCATGGCGACATGGCGAAACTGCAGCTCACTGCTGGCTCAGAtgatttgttgttttttgttgtagGGGGAACGTTACTGTGGTGCCGTGTTGCCATTTGTAGTCGTCTTGTCTTGCCCAACCCCGCCCCAACATGGGGTTATCAACCCACAGGTGTCAGCACTTCCTGCAGCATTGGGGAAAGAGATGTCGCCAGCCTGCATTGCCCCCTGCAGGTGGAAGACCAGTCTTGAGTCTCAGCTGCCGTTCAGCAGCACCTCAGGCCCGGTGGTGGAGGAGTGGGGGCTATCGGAGCGTGATGGTGGGCCCGTCTTCATCATCAGCTTCCCTATGCCCAGCCTCCCAGAGCCAAGGCCTCCCGGAGACAAAGCCTTCctgttttaaacacacacaaaatgcaaaatataaaCATGTTCTTGTACATAAAGACACAAAGCTGAACGCATATGcaaacatgtttgtgtatgagtttgTGCGCGTCTCTGTGCGTGTCTTTGTGCGTGCGTAAATCTTACCTGAAGGCCATCTTCTTGAGCAGGTGATGGTCCATCCCATCGGGAGAGAGCTTCTGGGGCTGGGGCTCAGTGCTGGGGGGGGGCAGATGAGAGCTCTGGGGGGGTACTCTCACCTCCAGGGGCTCCTGCCGAGAGGAACAGGCAGTGTGCTTTAGACAGATGAGTTTAAATCTGCCCAGCAACACATGTCTGTGGTCCTGAACGTAGAGCCATTATGGAGTTTAGAGTAGCCAGCATATTGGCAGCACAACTGCCATTTAATGGGGTCATAGTCAACCGTTGGAGCCCATAAAAACTAGCTAGCAAGTTTATTCATTAATGCATTTGAGCAATGAATTCTGTAATACAAATGCTattcttctcacactttttGCAGGATGTCTAACCAATAGCAAAACCTATATAGTACACAACATGGGTAGCTACTCATTTATCTAACCATGTATCAAGTAAATTTGAAACCCTTACTGACCAAAGTCAATAAATAGAGAAAGGAATGTAAAAACCTGCATGCCTTAACTTCTATATACATATATTCTATATATACATACTCAAGCATTTTTTTCTTACATTTCCACCTTAGTTAATGCAATTTCAGCATGCCAACAACCCGATCTGTTCTCCAGGTATAGAATGGGTGAACCTGCACCTGCATGGGGTTCTGGTGTGGCTCGTTGTCCTCCAAGTCCAAGGCAGACAGTTCCAACTCGATGTCCCGGTCTGGTTCACTCTCTGCACAGTACGGACTCGTTTCTGCATGAAGGAGATCCATCCCCAGCTtctctccaccaatcagagaGGGCCGGCGTGCTTGCAGCTCTGCCACGCCCAACTGGTCACTattcaacatacacacagacaaatgttgAGAAACTTATAAGCAAGAGACAAATGGTTTATATGAATCCAAATCATTTATACCTGGACATATGGATATTATAAAGAAAAACCTGTTACAGGAAAGTGTTACAGTTTCTGAATTAAGCTTTGAGAGGGTGGGGATTGGCCGAAACGTGAGCCaattcacacacaatcactccaAAGCTGAACGTGCTAGGAGCTGTGAGAACTGAGAGAACACACTGACTGCGGTTCTATTTTTAGATactgagagaggagggaagcaACTGCAGCACAACAGGGGAAtccgagacagagacagagacagagagagagagagagagagagagagatttaacaACAACAGTTTGCCCATATTTAGAGCAGTCACACAGTGCCCACCTGCACACATTCTCCACATTGGCTCACTTATAGCCATTCCCACTTATGGCATACAGGGCCAATGGAGGGCCACCAGATGGCACTAAATCAGGCTGCTTACCTCAGGAAAACAAACATCCTTGCAAATGCATGCACAGATTTAGGGCGCAGCACTTCCGATGCTAGTTCAGGTGCATATATTCGATGCAGCCTTAGAAATAGGCAATGATGACCTAGATCTAGCTTAATTCGGAAACTAGATGCGTAGCACAGCTATGATGTTGGGAATCAGAGATGGGATGACAAACTTTAGAAACATCCCATTTCAGCTTTGAACAGCTTTTCTCCCCCCAATTGCAAACTACCAGACCCATCTGATTAAGTGTGTCCACACAATGACCAAATAGTAAAATCTAACATATGTTATGATATATAATATTTCACCTCTGGTATGGCCTAAGGTTCTACCCACCTCTCCAAGAAGCTGGAGTGGCTGGACGAGTCAGAACCTCGCGGACCCCATCTGTAATCTCCATGTCCAATGTGGGGACTGTAATCTGCAGGAGTACACAACATTTGAGAAAACaattagtaaaaaaaatatacaagTCACATCGGGGATCTTTTTAACTAAATTAAACCAAATATTACTTAAGGGTAAGGAGGCTGTAACCCTGATAAATGAGTCATCCTAAAATTTCCCTTGGgatggatgaataaagtatccatCTTTCTATCTATTTCTCCATCTATAAAATAAACCACAATATAAACAAACCACAATAACTTTATTGACTATGCAGAGGCTGGAGGTGGATTTGTGTGGGTGATTGAGGTTTTATTTAGTACATCGTTTGTTCAATGGAAGGCAGTCTGAGCACGGCTCCTTTTGGGGAGATGAAAGGGAGGGTTTCATTGATATGCACAGTGGTACCCTTcgacacagagagggaaaggagtCCTGCTTAGTGATCAGCCcttgtctctttccctctccctcgctTACCATCTACTCAACAGCAAACCAAAACCTGCAGATTTTCTAGAGCTCTCTGCTTGATTAACACActggcttttgttttgttttgtttcttctgAAGGATAGAGggcgtggaaaaaaaaaaaaaaaaaaaaaaaaaaaaaaaatcacaaatgtGTTTACACTGCTCTGCTGTTTCACATGAAACCACTTCTAGAATCTTCAAATCACATTCTCTTGCACAGCAGCCGTGACATCGGCACACAGAAGCAGTTGACCTGTGTGTTGCCCCTAAAGATGGATGCCCAGATAAATTTCAATAGCTCAGCCTCTTGGAGCATAACCAATTATGGTTATGCTCTAACCAACCAAAATTAATAACCAGCCAACATTTCTACTTGGAGCTCTAaaaagaggaagatgaagacTAATTCATGAGCCACTGTAAGCAGGCTTATACATTTATAGTTTTAGGAACTGTCCTACACTCAAACTGGAACATGGCTCCACATTACAAAGAAACAAGTGAACCATTATCAAAGTCCTTCTAAAAATCTTTACAAGGACCTCTTGAACTTTTACAAGTGCCATGTGTCTTGTACAGCACAATAAAATTCAGTGGTTTGGCTTTGTGTCCAAATCTTAAAATCGTACACATTTTACAATGATTAAATAAAACTattttatgttttcattgtaTTGAGCAAGTAAGTCAATTGACTGAAAGCTGAAGTGACCGTTCGGTGCGCCCTTATGACAGGCTAACCTCTAAAGTTGACAGGCGTGGTGTTGACACTGCCCTGCGAGGCAGTGGCTTGGACTGGGTCAGTGGTGTGGTAGCCGGTCCGGGAGGCGCGGGAGATGGCCCCCCACTTGGAGATGATGGGTCCTTCCCCGAACGGGATGATGGGGTCCTCCTCCTTCAGTCGGCGGTACGGCTCAAACATGTGCAGCCAGCGCTTGCCGGTGCCACTCTCTACATCCTGCTGCAGGCACAGGCAAAAGACAAAGTAAAAGTACAGTGAGTGGGAGTTAGTAGACTCACAAAGTTGTGGTCAGGAATTGGAAGCTGAACGAGCCATTTCTCAGGCAGCGACACCGTCGCTGTTCCACCTGGCCCCATGTGCAAAAAAGACATACGTGTAACATGTTACATTAGCATAGGACAAGCAACTAGAGCACAAATGACACTGTTCACAGAACTTAACTGGAATAAAAACACTGGATAAAAATGTATACTGCATACTAATGCAGGTCACTTTGGCTAAAATTTTCTGCtgaatgactaaatgtaaatattCTGAATAAATCAACAAGCACAAGACTGACAACTACACTAGAGAATGGATCATTCTTGGTTGTCTAGTAACTGcacatgtactgtaaatgttCAAGGATAAGTTTGTGAAGATGTTTGGTAGACATTTGAAGTTTGGGCAAATGTTTTTATTGCTCTCTGGAGCCCTGGATTCTCAGCCAGTTTCATTCCAACTCTACAAGTGAAtgttatcaaagtcaaagtcttgacatgtgaagaaattgacaataaagcagaatTTGACTTTGAATGTTATGCAATAGGTTAAAATATTTGGTGTTCCCAGCAGAAAAATCtcacaaaaatgtttttatttcggTCTGcaacagtcagtgtgtgtgtgtgtgtgtgtgtgtgtgtgtgtgtgtgtgtgtgtgtgtgtgtgtgtgtgtgtgtgtgtgtgtgtgtgtgtgtgtgtgtgtgtgtgtgtgtgtagattagaAAAGAAGCGGTGGGCATCAGCCGTCAGGAagtgtaggaggaggaggaggaggaggaggaggaggaggaggaggagatggtgaAACAGTGCTCGCACTCTTACTGAATTTTAAAATCCATCTATGGTGTGCTTGCACCTCTTACTGAATTTTAAAATCCATCTGTGGTGAGCCCATATGGTCAATCCATCATTCATCGATCATTTAATACGCAGTACATGATCTACCCATAAAAGCCATGGCAGTGATCAATCACGGTAAGCACTAATAAGGAATGGACTGACTGTCTTGGCAGTCAAACAATGGTGGTATGGTGGCAGgacccagccgtggcgcaactggctggggcacctgcaccgtatgcccgcgacccgggttcgattcccgccccgtggtcctttccagatcccaccccgactctctctcccactcacctcctgtctttctccactgtcctgtctaattaaaggcataaaaagccccaaaaaatatacttaaataataataataataataataataatatacttatatataaaaaaaaaaagtgtatggTGGCAGCAGAACAAGCCCTGACCATGTGTTgcgctccagtgtgtgtgtgtgtgtgtgtgtgtgtgtgtgcgcgcacagggCTTTATGTTATTGCTATCGTACAATCTCCTAAaaaagcattggtagttgtCTTCAGACCTGTTGAACTCACATTGAGATCAGGTGAGAGGAAGCAGAGCTCCCAACACTCAGAATCTGCCCTATGAGTAATCATCACTAGACACACCACCAAACCTCTAAATGCACACAAGACTACCCAAAGAGCTGGACTAAAATGTCCGGAAAAGACGTCAGTGGGAGAAATGCATGCATGTGCGGAGaacacatagtgtgtgtgtgtgtgtgtgtgtgtgtgtgtgtgtcctccactCACCATGTGTTGCGAGCAGGAGTTGTACATGGAGCTGGCATAGGGCTCGGAGTCGAAGGGGCTGATGGAGCCACACGACCAGGGCGAGTAGTGGGCCAGACTCTCCTCCGCACGCAACTTACAGCTCACACACGCACCGCCCACACTATCagcatgctgctgctgcagagagagagagagagagagagagagagagagagattgtgcaaGACAAATGAGAGAGGAAGCAAGGCAGACAGAATTCATTAATTAAATTGAAGGAAGAGGGGATTAAAGAGTGGAAACAAGgaggagaaaattaagaagGTGAAGAAAGACGAGAAACGGAAAAAGAATTTGAGTGACCCAGCCGCCCCTAAGATCTGTGAATGTCAGCCCATCCCTGAAGATGACTCAGCGTTTTGCAGAGCAAAACATTCAAACATCCCCCAAATCCTGCTCTGAGAAGCCCTCCATCTCATCACAGTCCCATATACACCTAACCCAGAAGTAAGAATCTGGAGTTCTGAGCTCCACAGAGCTAAGGATGCTACCGTTGCGTCCGCATTCAGCTTCTTACGCCGTTGCCTAGCAACAGTCACACTTTAAATAGCTTAGCATGTGGGATGAAATGAAATTAACAAATTCTGCTACAAGATGACAACACAAAAGGTGAAAAGCGGAAGACGCCTTAAGCCCAAAGCCATTTCACTGTCATTACTCAAACAAATGTAGGTTGGTCGCTTAAAAGGGAAAGTATTTTTCACTCTCgtccacccaaacacacacacacacacacacacacacacaccctacctcAGCACAAAAATCAACAGCAAAGACAGGTGAGGACTGGGAGGGCCGGCTGACGTTGTTATGGTGATGCGCCCACTGTTCCTGTTTACGGTGGATCATGTCCTCGTAGCCGAGAGGTGCGCGTGCATATGAGTCCTGAGAGCAGACAGCGGGACGGTGAGTCtgtcaaaaaaacacacacacacagaagagagtTGAGAGTATTTATGACAACCGTTCTTTGTGAAATGtccttgtatgtatgtgtctgtatatgggtgcatgcaagtgtgtatTAATATGGGTTCAGTGAAACCATTCTGTTGTCCCTtacgtgtgatgtgtgtatataagtgtgcttgtgtgtgtgtgcgcatacccTGTGCAGTGCGGCCCTGTGATCCATGGAGCCGCAGTAAGGGCTGTCCAGTGAGTTATAGCGCTCCCTGGTGGGAGGAGGCTGGCAGGCGGGCGAGTGCAGCACCTCGGGTGGCAGTGAGTTGCTCCGGCCATCCTCCCTCTGGTACAGCTGCGGCCGCCACGCCCGCCTACTGTCGTAGACGGGCGCGTAGACGCCGTGAGCGTGCCCGTGGCCATGAGCGTGCCCGTGGCCGGGGCTAAGGGAGCCGCACGCTGCCGGTGGtgtttgcggcggcggcggctggCCATATGAAGGGCCAAGACGCTCCCGCGTGGCCAACAGAGATGGCTGGTCGGTGTACGGCGACGTTGGGGGATAGGAGGACTCGGCTACGTTGCCAGAGCGCAGGAAACGAGCCACACAGGGTTTGGAGGGGAGGCCGGAGGACGTATAGTAATTAcctggagtgggagagagggagggggggaagggAGAGGGACTGTGTAAATGAGTGCTAAACTAAATGACCGTCAAAAACAAAATAAGGATGTGAGGTACACAGgttaaaaaaagggggaaatCCTCCCCTTCCATTCATCTAAGAAAAGCATCTTCTACAAATGAAAGTGTTCCATTTTGATCACAGCGATCCAGAATTAATTTGTCACGAAAGTAGTTGACTCAGTAAAATCTTTGTTGTTATTTATTCTTGTTTGTACTGCTAATAGCTTGTTGGTGGTTGTCTTCAGACCTGATAAACTCACATTGAGATCAGGTGAGAGGAATCAAAGCTCCCCCACTCAGAATCTGCCCTATGAGTAATCATCACTAGACACACCACCATGCACTACAGAGACAGGAACGCTCAAATGACTGTTCAAATCTTTTGTGCTACATTACAAAAGGTCCATTACATAAACATAGCCAATTCAACTCCTACATACACAGACCAAAGCTGAATTTTTTTGACAGACTTTATGAACAATGTggcctagacaaaaaaaaagggtTGCAAAGCAAGGTTGTTGAAGAGTTAAGTATTTTTTATTAGCTTTTTGTTGAATTATATTAATTCACCCTAATCTACTGGCATTTTTTATCAAGTTTAGAAAatggatttttgcaaaataatcattgaataatcatgATCTCAATATTGTCCAAAACAGGGTTCATTTTTGCCATAATCGAGCAGCCATAACTCACTGGCTGTCTGGAAGGGGGGCACGTCACACGTAGGGGACCGCTGGTCCTGGTAGTAGAGCTCGGGGTGTCCCCTCAACAGGAAGTGGGCAGACTTGGGAGAGGCCCCGCCGCCCATCTCATGGGCTGTGGCGTTGGGAGACAAGAGTAAGGCTTGAGTCTGGCTGACGGGCGTCTTTGGAGGTGAAACAGTCTTTCTGGAAAAAGGATGACgacaaaaatacatttaaacacaaccaAAACACACCAGTAACCACAATGGAATGGAAATTTGCCCGTTTCATACAGCTTATTGTTTTAACAAAGAGCAACAGGTCCATTGTTTTGTTATTCATTCCACTGTAACTAGCACAACTGAAGTTAAGTGAATACAGAAGTGAATAAGGAGTAATTGCATAAATCGAAAAAAAATCAACTTTGTAACTATTAAAAGGCAATTAGATTTTAGACTGTGGACATGCTACGGAATGTAATGTAGAACAACAGCATGACTTACTGCTCTAGGTTAATGGAGGAggactgtgagagtgtgttggcaCCATTGGGTAGCGTCCTCTTCAGGTCATCCAGTGCATCTGCACCGCGGGGGATGAGCTGCGTGGGCGAGTGGCCGTCAGGGGCCTGCGTGTCCTTCTCTGGGCCCTTCAGACACCCCAGAGAGGGCTCGCCCGTCTGGATACCCCCCTTACAGTTGGGCGCTTTACCCATAACCCCCTGGGGGAGCAGGAAGGGGCGGGAGGCCCCACTGAGCTTCTTGTTCCTCATTCTGTACCTGggcaaagaggagagaggactgTACACTCATAAAGAGGTCATAAAGAGGGGAGAATCAGAAGTGATGCTTGCATGGGAGAGTGAATTCATTGTTTGGCCTCACCGTTTACCAGTTACTAAGAGGAATTGAGAGCAAtgtctgcacatgtgtgtacgtgtttgtgtgtgtgtccatatgcatgttttcatatgtgtgtgctcCTATGTGATGTTTGTACCCTCACTTCTTAGCTTGTcccatgtaggtgtgtgtgtgtccatctagtGTGATTGCACCTCTTACTGAGTTTTAAAAATCCATCTATGGTGTGCTTGCACCTCTTACTGAATTTTAAAATCCATCTATGGTGTGCTTGCACCTCTTACTGAATTTTTAAAATGCATCTATGGTGTGCTTGCACCTCTTACATGATTTTAAAATCCATCTGTGGTGAGTCCTTATGGTCAGTCCACCATTCAGCTATCATTTAATACACAGTGCATGATCTACCCATAAAAGCTAAAGATGTATAATACTGATCTTTCAATCAGTCACCTTATTTATCCAATCTATCTATCCACAGTATACATGTTGCATGATCTTTGGCAGACAGACAAAATAACGATCATCCTTCATTAAGTCTGCAATGGCCACGGCAGTGAAcaacaaagattctagaacagagctctgttctagaatctttggtgaaCAATCACGGTAAGCACTGATTGTCCCCCCAGTCATAAAGAATGGACTGACTGTCTTGGCAGTCGAACAAGTGTATGGTGGCAGCAGAACAAGTGTATGATGGCAGCAGGTGTGTGCACTGACCATGTGTTGctctccagagtgtgtgtgtccgtcagaGAGAAGGCTTTATGTTATTGCTGTGCCCTACCTTCACATATTCATTATGATCACTAATTGGTGACAAGTTTAAAAGATTGTACAATCTCTTAAAAAAGCATTGGTTGTGGTCTTCAGACCTGATAAACTCACATTGAGATCAGGTGAGAGGAATCAGAGTTCCCAACACTCAGAATCTGCCCTATGAGTAATCATCACTAGACACACCACCAAACCTCTAAATGCACACGAAACTACCCAAAGAGCAGGACCGGAATGTCCAGAAAAGACGTCAGTGGGAGAAATGCATGTATGTGCGGAGAGcacatagagtgtgtgtgtgtgtgtgtgtgtgtgtgtgtgtgtgtgtgtgcgttcactCACTCTTCCCCAGCTCATCCTAAAGATATGCCAGCCTCTGTGCCAGATCGAGTgtatggatgagtgtgtgtgtgtgtgtgtcctactgcGTTATACctgctgttgctaggttacggggacgctggcgagacacgccgctccgtctggcatcatgtttttgtttgtttttatgtaatgttcgtaattttatgtaatgttctgttatttttgtatttatttgtcaagttaaatgttttcacctTTTATTTACGTTACTTTCGAtagtttttgtgttattcttggTCCTTTTTTCTGGCTGATAACTAACGGTAACGTTAGTTTCTATTCGACTGGGCTGATGAGCTTGCCTTGACTAGAAGCTAGCCGTCCCTCTTCCATCTGACGCTGCACATCCTCTGTCTGGACTCGTCTGGACGGAAAGATTGCTCAGGGCAATGGGCATACTCTGCGAGAGATCTGCAGCAGCCACGACCACCGAGCTgcggctgacctgcgagctgccataacgttaacattaacgtATAGCCTCTGACGCTGGGTGCCTgcagtctggattgagtgctaACGTGGGGAGCTCTGATGGCGACGTCGGGAGAAGCAACAAACGTCTTGCTAAAGCCACCGAGCTGCTGATCAGCAGGAAGATCGCCCATCATGACTTCAGACTGTTGTTCTTTCCGGTGCTCTGCTCTCTAGACTGCCAGTAGTGCTAAATCTGAGTTGGTCAGTGAAAGATCTTTGTTGGTCTTGCATTGGCAGTTTCACgcgggtcatcattgcccttggactttttcagccggttggaaattggactaattttaacatgattattattattttatttatttattttcaattttctgtgttgtctgtcttgtatgtcttagtgtcacgggaacgctggcgactacgccgctccgtccggcatcttttgtgtttgttatttttttttaaatgtttttgtcatctggtgtcaacgctggcgactacgccgctccgtctggcattttttgtcttattgtcttttgttttttgtcaatgtattgtatgtagagcgctttgggttgcactttgtgcatgttaaatgcgctatactaaataaaactgacttgacttgacttgacttgctgaACTCTCCAGTTTGCATTTTATCCTGCACGCCTCAGACAAGGTGTggttgtatgcacacacacacacacacacacacgtgtgcatttCTATATGTATATATTCAACAGTGTTATGTCTGTGCCTACTCACTTCTCTAGTTCGTCCTGAGTATGGGCAAAAGTGCAGTTGGACCCTCGTGGGCAGCCCCCCTGCTGCCGTAGGTCTCTGCACATGCTAGTCTTGTACTTGCTGTTCGGCTGTGGctgaaaaaacacacagatcagtgacccaacacacacacactattgaaACAGACTCTTATCTGCACAGTATGCATCGACATCTGGCATACATCttgttttgcacacacacacaaacaactcaACATTACACTGAGAGCCGTCTTACAAAGCAGGATTACACAGTTGTTCAGACAACTACACTAAGGAAAAAAACTCCATGAC
Encoded proteins:
- the rc3h2 gene encoding roquin-2 isoform X2, whose translation is MPVQAAQWTEFLSCPICYNEFDGSSHKPISLGCSHTVCKTCLHKLHRKACPFDQTAISTDIDLLPVNRALLQLVGAQVPDGPNVSLSSAVDSEHYEVCRACVEELALYLKPISGGKGVATLSPSALSRPMQRKLVTLVNCQLVEEEGRVRAVRAGRSLGERTVTELILQHQNPQQLSANLWAAVRARGCQFLGPAMQEDALKLVLLALEDGSALSRKVLVLFVVQKLEARFPQASKTSIGHVVQLLYRASCFKVTKRDEDSSLMQLKEEFRTYEALRREHDAQIVHIAMEAGLRISPEQWSSLLYGDLVHKSHMQSIIDKLQSPESFAKSVQELTIVLQRTGDPANLNSLRPHLELLANIDHNADAAPPTWEELESVMLAVKVVVHGLVEFIQNFSKKSHETPQPQPNSKYKTSMCRDLRQQGGCPRGSNCTFAHTQDELENPLSSLPRYRMRNKKLSGASRPFLLPQGVMGKAPNCKGGIQTGEPSLGCLKGPEKDTQAPDGHSPTQLIPRGADALDDLKRTLPNGANTLSQSSSINLEQKTVSPPKTPVSQTQALLLSPNATAHEMGGGASPKSAHFLLRGHPELYYQDQRSPTCDVPPFQTASNYYTSSGLPSKPCVARFLRSGNVAESSYPPTSPYTDQPSLLATRERLGPSYGQPPPPQTPPAACGSLSPGHGHAHGHGHAHGVYAPVYDSRRAWRPQLYQREDGRSNSLPPEVLHSPACQPPPTRERYNSLDSPYCGSMDHRAALHRTHRPAVCSQDSYARAPLGYEDMIHRKQEQWAHHHNNVSRPSQSSPVFAVDFCAEQQHADSVGGACVSCKLRAEESLAHYSPWSCGSISPFDSEPYASSMYNSCSQHMQDVESGTGKRWLHMFEPYRRLKEEDPIIPFGEGPIISKWGAISRASRTGYHTTDPVQATASQGSVNTTPVNFRDYSPHIGHGDYRWGPRGSDSSSHSSFLESDQLGVAELQARRPSLIGGEKLGMDLLHAETSPYCAESEPDRDIELELSALDLEDNEPHQNPMQDHRHVLLGRFKLICLKHTACSSRQEPLEVRVPPQSSHLPPPSTEPQPQKLSPDGMDHHLLKKMAFRKALSPGGLGSGRLGIGKLMMKTGPPSRSDSPHSSTTGPEVLLNGS
- the rc3h2 gene encoding roquin-2 isoform X9, which gives rise to MPVQAAQWTEFLSCPICYNEFDGSSHKPISLGCSHTVCKTCLHKLHRKACPFDQTAISTDIDLLPVNRALLQLVGAQVPDGPNVSLSSAVDSEHYEVCRACVEELALYLKPISGGKGVATLSPSALSRPMQRKLVTLVNCQLVEEEGRVRAVRAGRSLGERTVTELILQHQNPQQLSANLWAAVRARGCQFLGPAMQEDALKLVLLALEDGSALSRKVLVLFVVQKLEARFPQASKTSIGHVVQLLYRASCFKVTKRDEDSSLMQLKEEFRTYEALRREHDAQIVHIAMEAGLRISPEQWSSLLYGDLVHKSHMQSIIDKLQSPESFAKSVQELTIVLQRTGDPANLNSLRPHLELLANIDHNADAAPPTWEELESVMLAVKVVVHGLVEFIQNFSKKSHETPQPQPNSKYKTSMCRDLRQQGGCPRGSNCTFAHTQDELENPLSSLPRYRMRNKKLSGASRPFLLPQGVMGKAPNCKGGIQTGEPSLGCLKGPEKDTQAPDGHSPTQLIPRGADALDDLKRTLPNGANTLSQSSSINLEQKTVSPPKTPVSQTQALLLSPNATAHEMGGGASPKSAHFLLRGHPELYYQDQRSPTCDVPPFQTASNYYTSSGLPSKPCVARFLRSGNVAESSYPPTSPYTDQPSLLATRERLGPSYGQPPPPQTPPAACGSLSPGHGHAHGHGHAHGVYAPVYDSRRAWRPQLYQREDGRSNSLPPEVLHSPACQPPPTRERYNSLDSPYCGSMDHRAALHRTHRPAVCSQDSYARAPLGYEDMIHRKQEQWAHHHNNVSRPSQSSPVFAVDFCAEQQQHADSVGGACVSCKLRAEESLAHYSPWSCGSISPFDSEPYASSMYNSCSQHMQDVESGTGKRWLHMFEPYRRLKEEDPIIPFGEGPIISKWGAISRASRTGYHTTDPVQATASQGSVNTTPVNFRDYSPHIGHGDYRWGPRGSDSSSHSSFLESDQLGVAELQARRPSLIGGEKLGMDLLHAETSPYCAESEPDRDIELELSALDLEDNEPHQNPMQEPLEVRVPPQSSHLPPPSTEPQPQKLSPDGMDHHLLKKMAFRKALSPGGLGSGRLGIGKLMMKTGPPSRSDSPHSSTTGPEVLLNGS